A genomic region of Corallococcus macrosporus contains the following coding sequences:
- a CDS encoding glycosyltransferase — protein sequence MAMAMIPERVGSRATFLMVSFHGKGKMKGHLLRVLDQARELVARGHRVLVFTDGDAREEVEAAGAELVPYQRYREIGERMTHASGTLPWWAKRSRVLYMQHMLRSFRNAWLDSARDYAQELEPVLRDERVDCVVYDFFSVGAGYAAERVGIPSASLCNAGGAIDAAGLPLLMRKWALGRWVRKHVPGLAHWLMDRVLPLRRVRKELGLPPRATKQAEFFQALASPQLNIPMVPAGFLEGIPLRDHQLLSGPIAFDGGASEDAPLGLLPGTVLVSTTTVGGDRGLLGKVLKAVDPMGVPVLATSGDSKIPEGLGAHVRVERFVPHEQVFPHVAAVITHGGWGTVGRALRHGVPMLIIPLFSDQPLNAHLAHEQGLAYHLPFAQATPEAIRERLQALLSDHALHARLKQVSAELRARRTEAPASDALEQLALGERRFLAPASVPAPAPDAPLPADYLTTRTAGNTRLTSQR from the coding sequence ATGGCCATGGCAATGATTCCGGAGCGCGTGGGGAGCCGCGCCACCTTCCTGATGGTGTCGTTCCACGGGAAGGGGAAGATGAAGGGCCACCTGCTGCGGGTGCTGGATCAGGCCCGGGAGCTGGTCGCGCGGGGGCACCGGGTGCTGGTGTTCACGGACGGCGATGCGCGGGAAGAGGTGGAGGCGGCCGGAGCGGAGCTGGTGCCCTACCAGCGCTACCGGGAGATTGGCGAGCGGATGACGCACGCCAGTGGCACCCTGCCCTGGTGGGCGAAGCGCTCGCGGGTGCTGTACATGCAGCACATGCTGCGCAGCTTCCGCAACGCGTGGCTGGACAGCGCTCGCGACTACGCGCAGGAGCTGGAGCCGGTGCTGCGCGACGAGCGCGTGGACTGCGTCGTCTACGACTTCTTCTCCGTGGGCGCGGGCTACGCGGCGGAGCGGGTGGGCATCCCGTCGGCCAGCCTCTGCAATGCGGGAGGCGCCATCGACGCGGCGGGGCTTCCGCTGCTCATGCGCAAGTGGGCCCTGGGCCGGTGGGTGAGGAAGCACGTGCCCGGGCTGGCGCATTGGCTGATGGACCGGGTGCTGCCGCTGAGGCGCGTGCGCAAGGAGTTGGGGTTGCCTCCGCGCGCCACGAAGCAGGCGGAGTTCTTCCAGGCGCTCGCGTCACCCCAGCTCAACATCCCCATGGTCCCCGCGGGCTTCCTGGAGGGCATCCCCCTCCGGGACCACCAGTTGCTCTCCGGGCCCATCGCGTTCGACGGGGGCGCCAGCGAGGACGCGCCGCTGGGGCTGCTGCCCGGCACCGTGCTCGTCAGCACGACGACCGTGGGTGGGGATCGCGGCCTGCTGGGCAAGGTCCTGAAGGCGGTGGACCCCATGGGGGTGCCGGTGCTGGCCACGTCCGGGGACAGCAAGATTCCAGAGGGGCTGGGCGCCCATGTGCGGGTGGAGCGCTTCGTGCCGCACGAGCAGGTGTTCCCGCATGTGGCGGCGGTCATCACCCACGGCGGCTGGGGCACGGTGGGGCGGGCGCTCCGGCACGGCGTGCCGATGCTGATCATCCCGCTCTTCTCCGACCAGCCCCTCAACGCGCACCTGGCCCACGAGCAGGGATTGGCCTACCACCTGCCCTTCGCCCAGGCGACCCCGGAGGCCATCCGCGAGCGGCTGCAAGCGCTGCTGTCGGACCACGCGCTGCACGCGCGGCTGAAGCAGGTGTCCGCGGAGCTGCGGGCACGGCGGACAGAAGCCCCGGCGTCCGATGCGCTGGAACAACTGGCGCTCGGTGAGCGGCGCTTCCTGGCCCCGGCCAGCGTGCCTGCGCCCGCCCCCGACGCCCCGCTGCCAGCGGACTACCTGACGACGCGGACGGCGGGGAACACGCGGCTCACATCGCAGCGGTAA
- a CDS encoding peptidase C39 family protein → MTQSRTAVLALIITLALAPSVATAGQSASTRWAASRGDFLTWQLSGVARAADGSLQLLPGQSWSGTDPYGPGGYYGGTYYNGGSFFQGEATSPIVSSAFGFREAIASWEATTPTGTWVETLVRVQVGGAWTKWFSLGVWASDASTVQRHSADSQADTVARVSIDTLVVTAKKSAATAWQVKARLFSANGVATPVLHASALTTSTSPETRPTVPAGNPARWNQVLAVPRCSQMVYPDGGEVWCSPTSTAMVLQYWTADTRGCEANVRAAVAGVYDWYYGGHGNWPFNTAYAAGQGFQAHVARFTSFAQLEPWLSAGVPVILSVAWGKGELTGAPIPSTAGHLLVLAGFDAVGNPVVNDPAAASDTAVRRTYYRSELEPLWLSRSGGTAYLVYPRDWPVPAL, encoded by the coding sequence ATGACGCAGTCCAGGACGGCCGTACTTGCGCTGATCATCACCCTCGCGCTCGCCCCCTCGGTGGCCACGGCGGGCCAGAGCGCCTCTACCCGCTGGGCGGCGAGCCGGGGTGACTTCCTCACCTGGCAGCTCAGCGGCGTGGCCCGCGCGGCGGATGGCTCGCTCCAGTTGCTTCCAGGCCAGTCCTGGTCCGGCACCGACCCCTACGGGCCGGGCGGCTACTACGGCGGCACCTATTACAACGGCGGCTCCTTCTTCCAGGGCGAGGCCACGAGCCCTATCGTCTCCAGCGCGTTCGGCTTCCGTGAGGCCATCGCCTCCTGGGAGGCCACCACGCCCACGGGCACCTGGGTGGAGACGCTCGTGCGTGTGCAGGTGGGCGGCGCCTGGACGAAGTGGTTCAGCCTGGGTGTCTGGGCTTCGGACGCCTCCACGGTGCAGCGCCACTCGGCGGACTCGCAGGCGGACACCGTGGCGAGGGTCTCCATCGACACGCTCGTCGTCACCGCGAAGAAGAGCGCCGCGACCGCGTGGCAGGTGAAGGCGCGGCTGTTCAGCGCGAACGGCGTGGCCACGCCCGTGCTGCACGCCAGCGCGCTCACCACCTCCACCTCGCCGGAGACACGGCCCACCGTGCCCGCGGGCAACCCGGCCCGCTGGAACCAGGTGCTCGCGGTGCCGCGGTGCTCGCAGATGGTCTACCCGGACGGCGGCGAGGTCTGGTGCAGCCCCACGTCCACGGCGATGGTGCTCCAGTACTGGACGGCGGACACGCGGGGCTGCGAGGCGAACGTGCGCGCGGCCGTCGCCGGTGTGTATGACTGGTATTACGGCGGTCACGGCAACTGGCCCTTCAACACCGCGTACGCGGCGGGCCAGGGCTTCCAGGCGCACGTGGCGCGCTTCACGAGCTTCGCGCAGTTGGAGCCGTGGCTGTCCGCGGGAGTGCCCGTCATCCTCAGCGTCGCGTGGGGCAAGGGTGAGCTGACCGGCGCGCCCATCCCCTCCACCGCGGGCCACCTCCTCGTGCTCGCGGGCTTCGACGCGGTGGGCAACCCCGTGGTGAACGACCCGGCGGCCGCCAGTGACACCGCCGTGCGGCGCACCTACTACCGCTCGGAGCTGGAGCCGCTGTGGCTCTCGCGCTCCGGAGGCACCGCGTACCTCGTCTACCCCCGGGACTGGCCGGTGCCCGCGCTGTAG
- a CDS encoding FG-GAP repeat domain-containing protein, producing MSTLTVSCLVLASPAHAAPTQNKFVTILYETWADYWLSIFGPTNAWCQLPAPYDASCPVADQSVAECPYSSYHWWGSPALFNGDINQYRFRKADGTANNALIDNHASLLAAAGIDFITIDYSNSNIGDSRFNDATSTLLIRFRERLAAGQATPKVAFFNSGGSHSTLYNTFYTTFPASLFFHVGGKPLLMSNDCTGATQFTCKPIAGLRNSTATWSFKEQTPQPYYSNNGWPEEISVVPATQAEYMNSCRGNAVGRRGGATLDEQWSSVTGINPTYVFVTGWNEWGSQNVNTGSLSSVYPRLRPLLTDEWNPEFSSDFEPMHGGHGTFYYDQLKAKVKQYKRNAPNFVLRSISSGNWLFKYYGGGNDLGGSNFTTTFPWAAGSQYQPITGDFDNDGYSDIAVRDVRNGVWHFARRISPYAYSNTVSFTWAVGAHFQPLVADFDNDGRTDIGLRDTTTGAWHFARQVGPYTYTHNNNFTWAAGGNYQPFIGDFDQNGHTDIGLRDTANGAWYLAHWITPYTYSNALTFPWVPGSNYQPITGDWDGDNRQDIGMRDSTTGYIFLLNNSGTFSFGNQEIYRGPSGGDYQLLVVPNLPNGP from the coding sequence TTGTCCACCCTGACTGTGTCCTGCCTCGTTCTCGCCAGCCCTGCCCACGCGGCGCCTACACAGAACAAATTCGTCACCATCTTGTATGAGACGTGGGCGGACTATTGGCTATCGATTTTCGGGCCGACGAATGCGTGGTGCCAACTTCCAGCCCCCTACGACGCGAGCTGTCCTGTAGCGGATCAGTCGGTGGCGGAGTGCCCCTACTCGTCCTACCACTGGTGGGGCTCGCCCGCGCTGTTCAACGGGGACATCAACCAGTACCGATTCCGCAAGGCGGACGGCACCGCGAACAATGCGCTCATCGACAATCACGCGAGCCTCCTTGCCGCTGCCGGAATTGACTTCATCACCATCGACTACTCGAACAGCAACATCGGGGACTCGCGTTTCAACGATGCCACCAGCACATTGCTGATACGCTTTCGAGAACGGCTGGCTGCGGGCCAAGCCACACCAAAGGTGGCCTTCTTCAACTCAGGGGGCTCGCACTCGACCCTCTACAACACGTTCTACACGACATTTCCCGCCAGCCTCTTCTTCCACGTGGGCGGCAAGCCGCTCCTGATGTCCAATGACTGCACCGGAGCAACCCAGTTCACGTGCAAACCCATCGCAGGACTGCGAAACAGCACCGCCACTTGGTCGTTCAAGGAGCAAACGCCGCAGCCGTACTACTCAAACAACGGCTGGCCCGAGGAAATCTCCGTGGTGCCGGCGACCCAGGCGGAATACATGAACAGTTGCCGCGGCAATGCGGTGGGGCGCCGTGGCGGTGCCACCCTGGACGAGCAGTGGTCGAGCGTGACGGGCATCAACCCCACCTACGTCTTCGTGACCGGATGGAACGAGTGGGGCTCGCAGAACGTGAACACCGGCAGCTTGTCCAGCGTGTATCCGCGCCTGCGCCCGCTCCTGACCGACGAGTGGAATCCGGAGTTCTCCTCGGACTTCGAGCCGATGCATGGCGGACACGGCACCTTTTATTACGACCAGCTCAAGGCGAAGGTGAAGCAGTACAAGCGAAATGCTCCGAACTTCGTGCTCCGGAGCATCAGTTCGGGCAACTGGTTGTTCAAGTACTATGGGGGCGGCAACGACCTCGGGGGCTCGAACTTCACCACGACGTTCCCGTGGGCAGCCGGAAGCCAGTATCAGCCCATCACCGGCGACTTCGATAACGATGGATACAGCGACATCGCCGTGCGAGACGTGCGAAACGGCGTGTGGCACTTCGCGCGGCGAATTTCTCCGTATGCGTACTCGAACACGGTGAGCTTCACCTGGGCCGTGGGCGCGCACTTCCAGCCCCTCGTCGCCGACTTCGATAACGACGGGCGCACCGACATCGGCCTGCGTGACACCACAACCGGCGCCTGGCACTTCGCCCGCCAGGTGGGGCCCTACACGTACACGCACAACAACAACTTCACTTGGGCGGCCGGTGGAAACTACCAGCCCTTTATCGGGGACTTCGACCAGAACGGCCATACCGATATCGGGCTGCGCGATACCGCCAATGGCGCGTGGTACCTCGCGCACTGGATCACCCCCTACACCTATTCGAACGCGCTCACTTTCCCCTGGGTACCGGGTTCGAACTACCAGCCCATCACCGGCGATTGGGACGGTGACAACAGGCAGGACATCGGGATGCGTGATTCCACGACGGGATACATCTTCTTGCTCAACAACAGCGGGACGTTCTCCTTCGGGAACCAGGAAATCTACAGAGGACCCTCCGGCGGCGATTACCAGCTTCTCGTCGTGCCGAATTTGCCGAACGGGCCGTGA
- a CDS encoding IS630 family transposase produces MKKRALPQGRQQLRLRCPDRRRLIRWGERTGCPLTLRRCLAVAKVASGQSRAQAARQLLCATSTVVSAVQRFQKSGREGLSDRRAQNGPRKVDERFRQTLRRVLEGTPQQSGWRRTTWTRELLVREVQRRGRVRVSPATMGRALASVGAHRRRPRPVVRCPWPERRRRRRLWQLKCRAAFARPDEPVLFEDEMDVHLNPKIGPDWTLPGQRREVVTPGNNQKRFVAGALDASTARMTWVQGEKKTSALFIDLVRAVDAAYPRAKRLHFILDNAATHSSKKTQKALEALGERLVLHFLPPYCPEGNRIERVWWDVHANVTRNHRCKKMEALMTEVDAYLDARNTQKSASPLLRVASARRAA; encoded by the coding sequence ATGAAGAAGCGAGCCCTGCCTCAGGGAAGGCAACAGCTGCGCCTGCGATGTCCTGACCGCAGGCGGCTGATTCGCTGGGGAGAGAGGACTGGCTGCCCGCTCACCCTGCGGCGGTGCCTGGCGGTAGCGAAGGTGGCCAGTGGTCAGTCACGGGCGCAAGCAGCGCGGCAGTTGCTGTGCGCCACGTCCACGGTGGTGTCCGCGGTTCAGCGCTTCCAGAAGTCAGGCCGAGAAGGCCTCTCGGACAGGCGCGCTCAGAATGGGCCACGCAAAGTGGACGAGCGATTTCGGCAGACGCTGCGCCGGGTGCTGGAAGGCACGCCGCAGCAGTCCGGTTGGCGGCGCACGACGTGGACGCGCGAGTTGCTGGTGCGTGAGGTGCAGAGGCGAGGCCGGGTACGCGTCTCGCCCGCGACGATGGGACGCGCCTTGGCCTCGGTGGGAGCCCACAGAAGGCGTCCGCGTCCCGTGGTGCGCTGCCCTTGGCCGGAGCGCCGACGTCGACGGCGCCTCTGGCAGCTGAAATGCCGTGCGGCCTTCGCCCGGCCCGACGAGCCCGTGCTTTTCGAGGATGAAATGGACGTGCACCTCAACCCGAAAATCGGCCCCGACTGGACGTTGCCCGGACAGCGCAGAGAGGTCGTCACTCCCGGCAACAACCAGAAGCGTTTCGTGGCAGGGGCGCTGGATGCGAGCACGGCCCGGATGACTTGGGTGCAGGGGGAGAAGAAGACGAGTGCGCTCTTCATCGACCTGGTGCGCGCCGTGGACGCCGCCTATCCCAGAGCGAAGCGCCTACATTTCATCCTCGACAATGCCGCCACCCACTCCAGCAAAAAGACGCAGAAGGCGCTGGAGGCTCTGGGTGAGCGGCTGGTGCTGCACTTCCTGCCGCCGTACTGCCCGGAGGGCAACCGCATCGAGCGCGTGTGGTGGGACGTGCACGCCAACGTCACCCGCAACCATCGCTGCAAGAAGATGGAGGCGCTCATGACCGAGGTGGACGCCTACCTCGACGCACGAAACACCCAGAAGTCCGCCAGCCCCTTGCTGCGCGTCGCCTCCGCTCGACGCGCAGCTTGA
- a CDS encoding DUF7594 domain-containing protein yields MLTPTEDAHVEAASPNTSFGGSSTLKVSRTPEALTYLRFSGAALPVSGTVTSARLRLFAMNNAAQGVTVHDSPGVHIWDESVTWNTRPDWSDAWLSSSEGPVRSGTWVELDVSGMYIPSRYYSVDMLLSAKGTDSLTFGSSESFEYKPQLVLTVESAEDNPPPPPAPLTLSGAPVLFSASGDTFVDAESPGTAYGGATTFKVDSAPMQEAYLRFPVQGLTEAVQRAVLRLYVSSGSDDGPAVYALTGLPWSEASVTWSSRPARTGSPVEDAQGLATGSWVDYDVTDLVRGNGDVTFGLYPTSSDGVTFYSRESADASLRPRLLVWTGAAKTAPTDACLTRTEYVEVPVSALHDTYAAADAPDQKFQHHASLRVDGDPRAEAFLRFDVQPRPERIQRVALRLYAIDGTGNGPRLYRASTFDGATTDWNHRPATVGEPLVDLGAVARDSWVELDVTNTVTASGTYAFALLPDSTNSVGFVSTDAEERHILGGAPRLVITYESNPFCSYRGTKPSGTTAWVRQDGGAQAETPQHVAPAPDGGFAVVTRLYGTGTPLAPSGHTVTLHRADGSIAWTRSFPQAGVLLEKVVVTTVGNVLVAGSYNGAPDLGKGPLPQGSGMVVMKLKPDGTVDWTRGFRAWFGDPSDPENYYDNPMEVLDLATDAHGSAVVVGTFWGYTDFGNGPLYSGKPFPYDDTYPNSYVLKLQWDGAHLWSRALVGTNLVGTRANSVAVDASEGVIVGGQAASNTDFGGGTVAERGGFVARYGVGGEFGWARVMSMRYGEVTSVGVLPDQRIAFTGNFNGYLSFAGQQYVSREPEEYEGTRDALVGVLTATGGDVALRQFAHGGFTDMVVDGAGNIVTIQSGAGNLVGLGDVGWSQDERPRPTLAAFGPGLESRWVRVLGLTSTYALHLASSPDGVVVAGSLQEALEMDGTWYTPRSRRSDVLLFKLRK; encoded by the coding sequence GTGCTGACGCCCACGGAGGACGCGCATGTGGAGGCCGCGTCCCCGAACACGAGCTTCGGCGGTTCCTCCACCTTGAAGGTCTCACGAACTCCCGAGGCGCTGACGTACCTGCGCTTCTCCGGGGCCGCGCTCCCCGTCTCTGGGACGGTGACGTCCGCGAGGCTGCGCCTGTTCGCGATGAACAACGCGGCCCAGGGCGTCACCGTGCACGACTCGCCGGGCGTGCACATCTGGGACGAAAGCGTGACGTGGAACACCCGGCCGGACTGGAGCGACGCCTGGCTCTCCTCGAGCGAGGGGCCCGTGCGAAGCGGGACCTGGGTGGAGCTCGACGTGTCGGGCATGTACATCCCCAGCCGCTACTACAGCGTCGACATGCTCCTGTCGGCCAAGGGCACGGACAGCCTCACGTTCGGCTCGAGCGAGTCCTTCGAGTACAAGCCGCAGCTCGTCCTCACCGTGGAGTCCGCCGAGGACAACCCACCGCCGCCGCCCGCGCCGCTCACGCTCTCCGGAGCGCCGGTCTTGTTCTCCGCGAGCGGCGACACGTTCGTCGACGCGGAGAGTCCAGGGACGGCGTATGGCGGCGCCACGACGTTCAAGGTGGACAGCGCCCCCATGCAGGAGGCCTACCTGCGCTTCCCGGTGCAGGGGCTGACGGAGGCCGTGCAGCGCGCGGTGCTGCGCCTGTACGTGAGCTCGGGGTCGGATGATGGCCCGGCCGTGTACGCGCTGACGGGGCTGCCGTGGAGCGAGGCCAGCGTCACGTGGAGCTCGCGGCCGGCCCGCACGGGCAGCCCGGTGGAGGACGCGCAGGGGCTCGCGACGGGGAGCTGGGTGGACTACGACGTGACGGACCTGGTGCGTGGCAACGGGGACGTGACGTTCGGGCTGTACCCGACCTCCAGCGACGGCGTGACGTTCTATTCGCGGGAGAGCGCGGATGCGTCGCTCCGTCCCCGGCTGCTCGTCTGGACGGGCGCGGCGAAGACGGCCCCGACGGACGCGTGTTTGACTCGCACGGAGTATGTCGAGGTCCCCGTCAGCGCGCTGCACGACACCTACGCCGCGGCGGATGCGCCGGACCAGAAGTTCCAGCACCACGCCTCGCTGCGGGTGGACGGGGATCCCCGCGCGGAGGCCTTCCTCCGCTTCGACGTCCAGCCGCGGCCGGAGCGCATCCAGCGGGTGGCGCTGCGCCTGTATGCCATTGACGGCACGGGCAACGGGCCCCGGCTCTACCGGGCGTCGACGTTCGACGGGGCGACGACGGACTGGAACCACCGCCCGGCGACAGTGGGCGAGCCGCTGGTGGACCTGGGTGCCGTCGCGCGGGATTCGTGGGTGGAATTGGACGTGACGAACACCGTGACGGCCTCCGGAACGTATGCGTTCGCGCTGCTGCCGGACAGCACCAACAGCGTGGGCTTCGTCTCCACGGACGCGGAAGAGCGCCACATCCTCGGGGGCGCGCCCCGGCTGGTCATCACGTATGAGAGCAACCCGTTCTGCTCGTACCGGGGCACGAAGCCTTCGGGGACCACGGCCTGGGTGCGTCAGGACGGCGGCGCGCAGGCGGAGACTCCCCAGCACGTGGCGCCCGCGCCGGATGGCGGGTTCGCGGTCGTCACCCGGCTCTACGGCACGGGGACCCCGCTCGCCCCGTCAGGCCACACCGTCACCCTGCACCGTGCGGATGGCAGCATCGCGTGGACGCGCTCCTTCCCGCAGGCAGGGGTGCTGTTGGAGAAGGTGGTGGTGACCACGGTGGGCAACGTGCTGGTCGCCGGCAGCTACAACGGGGCACCGGACCTGGGCAAGGGGCCGCTGCCCCAGGGCTCCGGCATGGTGGTGATGAAGCTCAAGCCTGACGGCACTGTGGACTGGACGCGCGGCTTCCGGGCCTGGTTCGGTGACCCGAGCGATCCGGAGAACTACTACGACAACCCGATGGAGGTGCTCGACCTGGCCACGGATGCGCATGGCAGCGCGGTGGTCGTCGGCACGTTCTGGGGCTACACGGACTTCGGCAACGGGCCGCTGTATTCGGGCAAGCCGTTCCCGTACGACGACACGTACCCGAACTCCTACGTGCTGAAGCTCCAGTGGGATGGCGCGCACCTCTGGTCGCGCGCGCTGGTCGGGACGAACCTGGTGGGCACACGGGCCAACAGCGTCGCCGTGGACGCCAGCGAGGGCGTCATCGTGGGCGGTCAGGCGGCCAGCAACACCGACTTCGGTGGCGGCACCGTCGCGGAGCGCGGAGGCTTCGTCGCCCGGTATGGCGTCGGAGGCGAATTCGGCTGGGCGCGGGTGATGAGCATGCGGTACGGCGAGGTGACCTCCGTGGGCGTGCTGCCCGACCAGCGCATCGCCTTCACCGGGAACTTCAATGGGTACCTGTCGTTCGCAGGGCAGCAGTACGTCAGCCGCGAGCCAGAGGAATATGAAGGGACCCGGGACGCGCTCGTGGGCGTGCTCACCGCTACGGGTGGGGACGTGGCCCTCCGGCAGTTCGCGCACGGCGGGTTCACGGACATGGTGGTGGACGGAGCCGGGAACATCGTGACGATCCAGTCCGGCGCGGGGAACCTCGTCGGGTTGGGCGACGTCGGCTGGAGCCAGGATGAACGGCCCCGGCCCACGCTGGCGGCCTTCGGTCCCGGGCTGGAGTCCCGGTGGGTCCGCGTGCTGGGGCTCACGTCCACGTATGCGCTCCACCTGGCGTCCTCCCCGGATGGCGTCGTGGTGGCGGGCAGCCTGCAGGAGGCGCTCGAGATGGACGGCACCTGGTACACGCCGCGGTCCCGGCGCTCCGACGTGCTGCTGTTCAAGCTGCGCAAGTAG
- a CDS encoding GNAT family N-acetyltransferase: MRASSSSASLQAYDVMRAEPAWWREERDPGARGIDQYLAHPEDLGRGLGTRLVAQFVAKLFLDPAVTKVQTDPSPDNARAIRAYAKAGFQPVRTLDTPDGPALLMVVRRPTVTAAM; encoded by the coding sequence ATGCGCGCTTCCAGTTCGAGCGCGTCACTCCAGGCCTATGACGTCATGCGCGCGGAGCCCGCGTGGTGGCGCGAGGAGCGGGACCCGGGGGCGCGCGGCATCGACCAGTACCTGGCGCACCCGGAGGACCTGGGACGGGGGCTGGGCACGCGGCTGGTGGCTCAGTTCGTGGCGAAGCTGTTCCTGGACCCGGCGGTGACGAAGGTTCAGACGGACCCCTCGCCGGACAACGCCCGCGCCATCCGGGCCTATGCGAAGGCAGGGTTCCAGCCGGTGCGGACGCTGGACACCCCGGATGGGCCCGCGCTGCTGATGGTGGTCCGACGCCCTACGGTTACCGCTGCGATGTGA